From the genome of Pseudoxanthomonas sp.:
CTGATGGGCGCGAAGATCGACACGCAGGAAGGCGGCGTGCCGCCGCTGCACATCCACGGCACCACGGCGCTGACCGGCATCGACTTCACCCCGCCGGTGGCCAGCGCGCAGATCAAGTCCTGCGTGCTGCTGGCCGGGCTGTTCGCGCAGGGCGAGACCATCGTGCGCGAACCGCACCCGACCCGTGACTACACCGAGCGCATGCTCGCCGCGCTGGGCGTGGACATCGAATTCTCGCCCGGCTATGCGCGCCTGCGCGGCGGCCAGCGGCTCAAGGCCGGCGACATCGTGGTGCCGGCGGACTTCTCGTCGGCAGCGTTCTTCCTGGTCGCTGCCAGCATCGTGCCGGGCAGCGAACTGCGCCTGCGCCAGGTTGGCCTGAACCCGCGTCGCACCGGCTTGCTGCACGCGCTGCGCCTGATGGGCGCGGACATCACCGAAGAGAATGCCGGCGTCCATGGCGGCGAATCGGTCGCCGACCTGGTCGTGCGTTACGCGCCGCTCAAGGGCATCGAAGTCCCGCTGGAGCTGGTGCCGGACATGATCGACGAGTTCCCCGCGTTGTTCATCGCCGCGGCCTGTGCGCAGGGCCCGACCGTGGTGCGTGGCGCGGCCGAACTGCGGGTCAAGGAATCCGACCGCCTGGCCGCGATGGCCAATGGCCTGCGCGCGCTGGGCCTGCAGATCGACGAGACCGAAGACGGTGCGACCATCCATCCCGGTCCGATGCACGCCGGCAGCATCGACAGCCATGGCGACCACCGCATCGCGATGGCTTTCGCCATTGCCGCGCAGCGCTGCACCGGCCAGATCCG
Proteins encoded in this window:
- the aroA gene encoding 3-phosphoshikimate 1-carboxyvinyltransferase, whose amino-acid sequence is MTNTQDWIASPGTPLRGTLEIPGDKSVSHRAIMLSALADGTSQIDGFLEGEDTRATAAIFARLGVQIETPSASRRIVHGVGIDGLKAADGPLDCGNAGTGMRLIAGVLAAQAFDSTLVGDASLTKRPMRRITDPLALMGAKIDTQEGGVPPLHIHGTTALTGIDFTPPVASAQIKSCVLLAGLFAQGETIVREPHPTRDYTERMLAALGVDIEFSPGYARLRGGQRLKAGDIVVPADFSSAAFFLVAASIVPGSELRLRQVGLNPRRTGLLHALRLMGADITEENAGVHGGESVADLVVRYAPLKGIEVPLELVPDMIDEFPALFIAAACAQGPTVVRGAAELRVKESDRLAAMANGLRALGLQIDETEDGATIHPGPMHAGSIDSHGDHRIAMAFAIAAQRCTGQIRIGDIANVATSFPGFDALARGAGFGLREPV